CTGGCGCCCCGCCGGGGACTGGCGCGCCGACCTGCGGGACCTCGGCCTGCGCATGCACGCCGGGGCGCTGTCGCATCCGCAGGCCGCGGTGCTCAGCTCCTACCGCGTCACCGGCCGGGTCCACGAGATCGAGGCCGTGGAAACCATCCTCGGCGTGCTGCGTCGAGCCGGTTTCCCGGACCCGGACGCGGTGCGGATCTACCACGCCTTCGTCGACCAGTCCCTGGCCTTCGCCGCCCTCGACGCGGCGAGCCTCGCGCTTCCGCGCGCCGCGCGCGACGCGGAGGCGGGCGTGTGGCGGGCGACGTACGCCCGGCTGCCCGCCGACACCCACCCGCACATCGCGGCGACCGCCCGCCATCTGCTGGTGGACATGCGCCGCAGCGCCTATCCGGTGGCGCTGGACATGCTGCTGACCGCGGCGGCGGCCTGCCTGGAAGAGGTCACCGAGCGCGCCGGTCACGCCGATCCTTCCCACGCCCGAGCAGAAGATCAGGAGTCCGCCCGCCCATGAACCCGCCCGCCCGCTCCCTGAAGCAACGCACGCACGACACCCTCCACCGGCTGGAGAACGACGTCGACTGCTGGGTGTCCACGGCCGACGGCGCCGGGGAAACGCCGTACCTGATCCCGCTGTCCTTCCTCTGGGACGGCACGACCCTGCTGCTCGCCACCCCGGCCGCCAGTCCGACCGGCCGCAACCTGCGTGCGACCGGCAAGGTGCGTCTGGGCATCGGCCCGACCCGTGACGTGGTGCTCGTCGAGGGAACCGCCGAGGCGCTGGAGTCCGCCGCGCTGCCGGACGGGGTCGGCGACGCCTTCGCCGAGAAGACCGGCTTCGACCCGCGCGGACTCACCACGGCGTACCTCTACTTCCGTATCAGCCCGCGGCGCGTGCAGGCCTGGCGCGAGGCCGACGAACTCACCGGGCGCGACCTCATGCGCGACGGGGAGTGGCTCCTGGCGGACTGAATTCGTCCTACGGGGTAACCGGGACCACAGCGGGCGGCCGCCGCCCGCGCCCGGAACCCCGTACGGAGGACACATGGCACTGGTCA
This portion of the Streptomyces mirabilis genome encodes:
- a CDS encoding TetR/AcrR family transcriptional regulator, encoding MNDRVVPPAARRRRRPTKAGVVLSEELIVETALRLLKEHGADALTVRRLGLALGADPTALYRYFRDTDDLLLAIADELIGRTLRTWRPAGDWRADLRDLGLRMHAGALSHPQAAVLSSYRVTGRVHEIEAVETILGVLRRAGFPDPDAVRIYHAFVDQSLAFAALDAASLALPRAARDAEAGVWRATYARLPADTHPHIAATARHLLVDMRRSAYPVALDMLLTAAAACLEEVTERAGHADPSHARAEDQESARP
- a CDS encoding pyridoxamine 5'-phosphate oxidase family protein, with the translated sequence MNPPARSLKQRTHDTLHRLENDVDCWVSTADGAGETPYLIPLSFLWDGTTLLLATPAASPTGRNLRATGKVRLGIGPTRDVVLVEGTAEALESAALPDGVGDAFAEKTGFDPRGLTTAYLYFRISPRRVQAWREADELTGRDLMRDGEWLLAD